One Brachyspira suanatina DNA segment encodes these proteins:
- the tsaE gene encoding tRNA (adenosine(37)-N6)-threonylcarbamoyltransferase complex ATPase subunit type 1 TsaE, producing the protein MKKEIIKEEKNISLEYIEKVAKFFKDILKDGDIVIMEGNLGFGKTTFVRILSRLMESEDIVSSPSFTLINEYDIILNGEESILRHVDLYRLEKEEELDDIGFKDKIRENGITMIEWGSKFKDYFEAPYYLFEIEMYEENNRLYRISLIS; encoded by the coding sequence ATGAAAAAAGAGATTATTAAAGAAGAAAAAAATATAAGCCTTGAATATATAGAAAAAGTTGCTAAATTTTTTAAAGATATATTGAAAGACGGTGATATAGTTATAATGGAAGGTAATCTTGGATTTGGTAAAACTACATTTGTTAGAATATTATCAAGATTAATGGAAAGCGAAGATATTGTAAGCAGTCCTTCATTTACTTTGATAAATGAGTATGATATAATTTTAAATGGCGAAGAAAGTATTTTGAGGCATGTGGATTTATACAGACTTGAAAAAGAAGAAGAACTTGATGATATAGGCTTCAAAGATAAAATAAGAGAGAATGGAATTACTATGATAGAATGGGGCAGTAAATTTAAAGATTATTTTGAAGCTCCATACTATTTATTTGAAATAGAAATGTATGAAGAAAATAATAGATTATATAGGATTAGTTTAATTTCATGA